From Planifilum fimeticola, the proteins below share one genomic window:
- a CDS encoding MFS transporter: MSTDENREFPYARNFRVLMLVSFLTVWGYGAQRAVMSVQMETSGTDVLWMGVLLSLFGLPRAAMNIVGGHLTDRFSKRGNMLFSIALFAVVSILLIGFSRSSVAMGIWRVLLAIGVSWATTAMLAYLADITLPQKRGTAFGLQKMFTWLGIALSGFFAPMILLQIGMRGLMVLMAVIGGIGLVFAARFLHDLPPVETSRRSDPGGRLSAGRGSDPGTGNAVEKWVLAYDGMLIKCVEDGIVTFFIPLYILWHVSDIVAIGSIISLFTVTYVVFQPLGGWLADRIGSWRVTLTGIFLLTVGACVILLFPGVGMFFVFSALAGCGSGLAVTSAEMRASMIGSAHQRGRILGYWRFFRDLGSFFGPVLTGCFLAFGQTGWMLLFLMGMCIAALLASLPFAGSGRIFPLAEETHKIE; encoded by the coding sequence TTGTCAACCGATGAAAATCGGGAGTTCCCTTATGCGCGAAATTTCCGAGTGCTGATGCTGGTTTCCTTTTTGACGGTTTGGGGATACGGGGCGCAGCGGGCGGTCATGTCGGTGCAGATGGAGACGTCCGGAACGGACGTGCTGTGGATGGGGGTATTGCTTTCCCTGTTTGGCCTGCCCCGGGCGGCGATGAACATCGTCGGCGGCCATTTGACCGACCGGTTTTCCAAAAGAGGGAACATGCTTTTCTCAATCGCCCTGTTCGCGGTGGTCAGCATTCTTCTGATCGGGTTCAGCCGTTCCAGCGTGGCTATGGGAATTTGGCGCGTGCTTCTGGCGATCGGTGTCAGCTGGGCAACGACGGCGATGTTGGCTTATTTGGCAGACATCACTTTGCCGCAGAAGAGGGGAACGGCCTTCGGACTGCAAAAGATGTTTACATGGTTGGGCATCGCTCTATCCGGCTTTTTTGCCCCTATGATCCTGCTTCAAATCGGAATGAGAGGATTGATGGTGCTGATGGCCGTCATCGGGGGAATCGGCTTGGTTTTTGCCGCGCGGTTTCTCCATGACCTCCCGCCGGTGGAGACATCCAGACGGTCGGATCCCGGTGGAAGGCTTTCCGCGGGGCGCGGTTCGGACCCGGGGACGGGAAATGCCGTCGAAAAATGGGTGCTCGCCTACGACGGCATGCTGATCAAATGCGTGGAGGACGGCATCGTCACTTTTTTTATTCCGCTCTACATCCTTTGGCACGTCTCGGACATCGTTGCCATCGGCTCGATCATCTCCCTGTTTACCGTCACATATGTCGTCTTCCAGCCTCTGGGCGGGTGGCTGGCAGATCGCATTGGCAGTTGGAGGGTCACCTTGACCGGCATTTTTTTGTTGACCGTCGGAGCGTGCGTCATCCTGTTGTTCCCAGGCGTTGGGATGTTTTTCGTATTCTCCGCACTGGCGGGTTGCGGGAGCGGTTTGGCCGTCACCAGTGCGGAAATGCGGGCCAGCATGATCGGAAGCGCACACCAGAGGGGGAGAATCTTGGGGTATTGGCGCTTTTTCAGGGACCTGGGCTCTTTCTTCGGGCCCGTGCTGACGGGATGTTTTCTTGCTTTCGGACAGACGGGATGGATGTTGCTTTTTTTAATGGGAATGTGCATAGCGGCGCTATTGGCATCCCTTCCCTTTGCAGGAAGCGGGAGGATTTTTCCGCTTGCGGAGGAAACGCACAAAATTGAATAA
- a CDS encoding sodium:solute symporter family protein, whose protein sequence is MELAFAGWSGVFIMVVYGLIMLGIGVYVYLRNKGLHQSMDEYFLGGRQLGVMVLFFTLYATQYSGNTIVGYAPNAYRLGFEWVQSIPFMILVIAGYLLFAPRLYVLSKRHRFITPSDWLEARFQSKAVTLVGTLLMLYGLGNYLLEQLVAIGHGVAGLTGGTIPYQAAVLFFIIVMLIYGWLGGMRSVAYTDAMQGIALFVGIVLMLVGTMVYFGGLPEASDYMATYAPEKLGVPTGERNLSWISMLILVGIGAAVYPHAVQRIFSAKSEKTLKKSLRNMAWMPFITTGLVMLVGLIGVKAFPGLSVQESEQLVGMIASAIANENLFFYWAMILLFGGVVAAILSTADSVLLSFSSMVSRDIYERLINPAASEKTKIMVGKVVGVVMVFILLMIAWYPPATLYEIFILKFEVLIQVAPAFILGLYWHRLHKHAVLLGMLVGAGIAGYMTLAHVENPLGIHSGLWGLMVNLLICIGGSYLFSSSVQEQQRSREILSIDAAPAGKRLEG, encoded by the coding sequence ATGGAGCTGGCCTTTGCAGGTTGGTCAGGGGTTTTCATCATGGTGGTGTACGGGCTGATCATGCTGGGAATCGGGGTTTATGTCTACCTGAGAAACAAGGGTTTGCATCAAAGCATGGATGAGTATTTTCTGGGAGGACGCCAGTTGGGGGTCATGGTCCTCTTTTTCACCCTGTACGCCACCCAGTACAGCGGCAACACGATCGTCGGATATGCTCCCAACGCGTATCGGCTGGGATTTGAATGGGTGCAATCGATTCCGTTTATGATTTTGGTCATCGCGGGGTATCTGCTGTTTGCCCCGAGGCTGTATGTGCTCTCAAAGCGGCACCGTTTCATCACGCCCTCCGATTGGTTGGAAGCGCGTTTTCAATCCAAGGCGGTCACCCTGGTGGGCACCTTATTGATGCTTTACGGTTTGGGCAATTACCTGCTGGAACAGCTGGTTGCGATCGGGCACGGGGTCGCCGGATTGACCGGAGGAACGATTCCCTATCAGGCGGCCGTTCTTTTCTTCATCATCGTCATGTTGATATACGGATGGCTGGGAGGGATGCGCTCCGTCGCCTATACGGATGCGATGCAGGGAATTGCCCTTTTTGTGGGAATCGTTTTGATGCTGGTGGGAACGATGGTGTATTTCGGCGGACTGCCCGAAGCATCCGATTATATGGCGACTTATGCGCCGGAAAAACTGGGCGTGCCGACGGGTGAACGCAACCTGTCCTGGATCAGCATGTTGATTCTCGTCGGAATCGGTGCGGCGGTCTATCCCCATGCGGTGCAGCGCATTTTCAGTGCCAAGAGCGAAAAGACATTGAAAAAATCGCTCAGGAACATGGCTTGGATGCCGTTTATCACCACGGGGTTGGTGATGCTGGTCGGTTTGATCGGGGTTAAGGCCTTTCCGGGGCTTTCGGTGCAGGAATCGGAACAGCTGGTGGGGATGATCGCCAGTGCCATCGCCAATGAGAATCTGTTTTTTTACTGGGCCATGATATTGCTGTTCGGCGGAGTGGTCGCGGCGATTCTGTCGACCGCCGATTCCGTCCTGTTAAGTTTTTCGTCCATGGTGTCCCGGGATATCTATGAACGCCTGATCAACCCTGCCGCCTCCGAGAAGACCAAGATCATGGTGGGAAAAGTGGTTGGCGTGGTGATGGTGTTCATCCTGCTGATGATCGCCTGGTATCCTCCCGCGACCCTCTATGAGATTTTCATATTGAAGTTCGAAGTGCTGATTCAGGTGGCCCCGGCGTTTATTCTGGGCCTTTACTGGCACCGGCTGCACAAGCATGCGGTCCTTTTGGGCATGTTGGTCGGAGCGGGCATCGCCGGATACATGACCTTGGCCCATGTGGAGAATCCGCTCGGCATTCACAGCGGATTGTGGGGTCTGATGGTCAATCTGCTCATCTGCATCGGAGGCAGTTATCTGTTTTCTTCCAGCGTTCAGGAGCAGCAGCGCTCCCGGGAGATCCTCTCCATCGATGCCGCACCTGCCGGCAAACGGCTGGAGGGATAG